The proteins below come from a single Miscanthus floridulus cultivar M001 chromosome 1, ASM1932011v1, whole genome shotgun sequence genomic window:
- the LOC136538215 gene encoding uncharacterized protein — MFKCKEMPNQVSIICNIQQAFSDDQGAKEQATDDEENDNWELPAGELPSYSYRSYHGNLLSTDGSPLRFTKLYDPVMDDQKTTEVMKKCNNNKGPLTRNEV; from the exons ATGTTCAAGTGCAAGGAAATGCCTAATCAAGTATCCATTATTTGCAACATTCAGCAAGCTTTCAGTGATGATCAGGGGGCGAAGGAGCAGGCCACTGATGATGAGGAGAATGACAACTGGGAGCTCCCTGCAGGAGAGTTGCCTTCTTACAGCTACAG GAGTTATCATGGGAACTTACTATCTACAGATGGCAGTCCATT GAGGTTCACCAAGCTGTACGACCCAGTCATGGACGACCAGAAGACAACTGAAGTGATGAAGAAGTGCAACAACAACAAGGGGCCTCTCACAAGAAATGAAGTGTGA